In the genome of Microbacterium endophyticum, one region contains:
- a CDS encoding 4-(cytidine 5'-diphospho)-2-C-methyl-D-erythritol kinase, producing MSGAASSPFRVHVRAPGKINVFFEVGEVEADGYHDVASAYQALSLYEDVWAEHSDDFSIEVSGTVDVTGVPLDARNLAMRAARLLASTTGYSGGVHLTIHKAVPVAGGMGGGSADAAGALVACDALWGTGLAMNELHELAAELGADVPFSLLGGTAIGTGRGDELSPALARGRFEWVLVSNTQGLSTPAVYSALDEYRAQRVLDISPAPRAPMVPPGVMQALRAGDPDMLALHVSNDLQVAALALRPDLAEILELGERSGALAGFVSGSGPTLAFLARDEASALDLQVTLSAAGCDALRAHGPVPGARVLTDPTPRR from the coding sequence ATGAGCGGAGCCGCGTCGTCACCTTTCCGAGTGCACGTGCGCGCTCCCGGAAAGATCAACGTGTTCTTCGAAGTCGGCGAAGTCGAGGCCGACGGGTATCACGACGTGGCGTCGGCATACCAGGCGCTTTCGCTCTACGAAGATGTCTGGGCAGAGCACTCGGATGACTTTTCGATTGAGGTGTCTGGGACTGTCGATGTCACGGGCGTCCCGCTCGATGCGAGAAACCTTGCGATGCGAGCCGCTCGGTTGCTCGCATCGACGACTGGTTATTCCGGGGGAGTGCACCTGACTATCCACAAGGCAGTGCCGGTTGCGGGTGGAATGGGTGGCGGTTCAGCGGATGCTGCCGGAGCGCTCGTCGCGTGCGATGCGCTGTGGGGCACGGGGCTTGCAATGAACGAACTTCACGAGCTCGCGGCCGAGCTCGGCGCCGACGTGCCATTCTCCCTTCTGGGTGGCACCGCGATCGGAACCGGCCGTGGTGACGAACTCAGCCCGGCCCTCGCCCGCGGGCGCTTCGAGTGGGTATTGGTCTCGAATACCCAGGGGCTTTCTACCCCCGCTGTGTACAGCGCCCTCGATGAATATCGTGCTCAGCGCGTGCTCGACATTTCGCCTGCGCCGCGCGCCCCGATGGTTCCTCCGGGCGTGATGCAAGCGTTGCGCGCGGGCGATCCCGATATGCTTGCTCTGCACGTGAGTAATGATCTTCAGGTTGCAGCGCTTGCGTTGCGTCCCGACCTGGCAGAGATCCTCGAACTCGGTGAACGTTCTGGAGCCCTCGCGGGTTTCGTTTCTGGGTCGGGCCCGACTCTTGCCTTCCTTGCACGAGATGAAGCATCTGCGCTTGATTTGCAGGTGACGTTGAGTGCCGCGGGATGTGACGCGCTTCGAGCGCATGGGCCGGTTCCTGGCGCGCGCGTACTCACCGACCCAACACCCCGGAGGTGA
- a CDS encoding GNAT family N-acetyltransferase: MNLTTAHHDGPVDQQSSEKLARRGLELRRMSNEMKEFEPWFEAVSRGFLDAEPTDVQRDATHARFDYRRLIGVIDSTGVMPEIPVGTFASWISAVSLPGEHVVTTCAISDVTVAPTHRRRGIARAMMEGELRRAAAVGIPMATLTVTESNIYGRYGFAPAATAGRWIIDAKRASWIGPDYPGRLDFISRAAWRELAPEIFERVRPGRPGEAKMPGGYWDRFAGTRPDVEKPGKRRAVQYTDTEGVVRGVALYAITENKEDFTKSHLEILSLISDDDAAHGALWRFFIDHDLIGEIRMDEGGIHDPVLWMISDQKAAKVTLFDHHYLRILDLPVVLASRTYATPGRFLLDISDPLDITGGRWLIDIDASGSAQISPAPNAVPDGVTEARMGIGELGAIMAGQVSAATLAAAGRIETTAAVALARAFSWHEQARLSFVY, from the coding sequence ATGAATCTGACCACCGCACACCACGACGGCCCCGTCGATCAGCAGTCGAGCGAGAAGCTGGCACGTCGCGGTCTTGAACTGCGGCGCATGTCGAACGAAATGAAAGAGTTCGAGCCGTGGTTCGAAGCCGTATCTCGTGGTTTTCTCGACGCTGAGCCCACGGATGTGCAGCGCGACGCCACGCACGCACGTTTTGACTACCGCCGGCTCATCGGCGTCATCGACAGCACAGGCGTCATGCCGGAGATTCCGGTCGGTACCTTCGCTTCCTGGATTTCGGCGGTTTCGCTGCCCGGCGAACACGTGGTGACCACGTGCGCGATCAGCGATGTCACTGTCGCTCCCACTCATCGTCGCCGCGGAATTGCTCGCGCGATGATGGAAGGTGAACTTCGCCGCGCCGCCGCCGTCGGTATTCCGATGGCAACGCTCACCGTCACCGAGTCGAACATCTACGGTCGATACGGGTTCGCTCCCGCCGCGACCGCTGGTCGTTGGATCATCGATGCCAAGCGTGCGTCGTGGATCGGCCCGGATTATCCCGGTCGACTCGATTTCATCTCACGCGCAGCTTGGCGTGAGCTTGCGCCAGAGATTTTTGAGCGGGTTCGCCCCGGCCGTCCGGGCGAAGCAAAGATGCCCGGCGGATACTGGGACCGGTTCGCCGGAACTCGCCCCGACGTCGAGAAGCCGGGAAAGCGACGCGCGGTGCAGTACACCGACACCGAAGGTGTCGTACGGGGTGTTGCGCTATATGCGATCACCGAAAATAAAGAGGACTTCACGAAGTCTCATCTCGAGATTCTTTCTCTCATCTCGGATGACGATGCGGCGCACGGCGCGCTATGGCGATTCTTCATCGATCACGATCTGATCGGTGAAATTCGAATGGACGAGGGCGGGATCCACGATCCGGTCTTGTGGATGATTTCTGATCAGAAGGCCGCGAAAGTAACACTTTTCGACCACCACTATCTTCGTATCCTCGATCTCCCGGTTGTGTTGGCATCACGCACCTATGCCACGCCGGGTCGATTCCTGCTCGACATCTCTGACCCGCTCGACATCACTGGCGGACGCTGGCTGATCGATATCGACGCGTCGGGTTCCGCTCAAATTTCGCCCGCCCCGAACGCTGTTCCGGACGGCGTGACAGAAGCGCGAATGGGAATCGGCGAGCTCGGAGCCATCATGGCTGGTCAGGTTTCCGCAGCGACCCTCGCGGCAGCTGGCCGAATCGAGACGACGGCTGCTGTCGCGCTGGCTCGTGCGTTCAGCTGGCACGAACAGGCTCGACTCAGTTTCGTCTACTGA
- a CDS encoding DUF427 domain-containing protein, whose protein sequence is MQALLGTTVLAEAEESDLVRIEGNWYFPPASITEGVLTESPTPYTCPWKGACQYYSVIDGDVVQQVDAAWAYLTPFPSAIERVGSDFAGYVAFSPQVKVVA, encoded by the coding sequence ATGCAGGCATTACTGGGCACGACGGTTCTCGCCGAGGCCGAAGAATCAGATCTCGTTCGTATTGAGGGCAACTGGTATTTTCCTCCCGCGAGTATCACGGAAGGCGTTCTCACTGAGAGCCCCACTCCCTACACCTGCCCCTGGAAGGGTGCGTGCCAGTATTACTCGGTCATCGACGGTGACGTTGTGCAGCAGGTGGACGCGGCATGGGCATACCTCACGCCGTTTCCTTCTGCCATCGAGCGAGTTGGGTCGGATTTCGCCGGGTACGTGGCATTCTCGCCACAGGTGAAGGTCGTCGCCTGA
- a CDS encoding ABC transporter ATP-binding protein encodes MIEFRTVTKTFPGGTNAVEEFSLKIPAHTTTVFVGSSGCGKTTLLRMINRMVEPTSGAIEIDGDDVSSGNPVALRRRIGYVMQNAGLMPHFTVADNIATVPVLGGQKRAAARARALELMDTVGLDRAMADRYPAQLSGGQQQRVGVARGLAADPNILLMDEPFGAVDPIVRSELQQELLRLQSDVAKTIVFVTHDIDEAFLLGDQVVILEKGAHVAQVGSPNDIIENPANDFVRSFIGADKGKRALRLKATSGGTVVVDGEGRAQGALIEDGRSG; translated from the coding sequence ATGATTGAGTTTCGGACTGTCACGAAGACATTCCCCGGTGGTACGAACGCCGTCGAAGAGTTTTCTTTGAAAATCCCCGCCCACACGACGACGGTGTTCGTCGGCTCTTCAGGGTGTGGAAAGACGACGCTGCTGCGGATGATCAATCGAATGGTCGAGCCGACCAGTGGTGCCATCGAGATCGACGGTGACGATGTGTCATCCGGAAATCCTGTGGCCCTTCGTCGCCGAATCGGCTACGTGATGCAAAATGCGGGGCTCATGCCGCACTTCACCGTCGCCGACAACATCGCGACGGTGCCGGTACTCGGCGGTCAAAAGCGCGCGGCGGCGCGCGCCCGCGCCCTCGAACTCATGGACACCGTTGGCCTTGATCGCGCGATGGCAGACCGCTACCCGGCTCAGCTCTCGGGCGGACAACAGCAGCGCGTCGGTGTGGCGCGCGGACTCGCGGCCGACCCCAACATCTTGCTCATGGATGAGCCGTTCGGTGCTGTCGATCCAATTGTACGAAGCGAGCTTCAGCAAGAGTTGCTGCGTTTGCAGAGCGACGTGGCGAAAACGATCGTGTTTGTCACACACGACATCGACGAGGCGTTTCTTCTCGGCGACCAGGTAGTCATCCTCGAAAAGGGTGCACATGTCGCACAAGTGGGCAGCCCGAATGACATCATCGAAAACCCTGCGAATGATTTCGTTCGCTCTTTTATCGGAGCCGATAAAGGCAAGCGCGCGCTGCGGCTCAAGGCAACCAGCGGCGGCACTGTTGTCGTCGACGGCGAAGGGCGCGCGCAGGGCGCACTCATTGAGGACGGCAGAAGCGGATGA
- a CDS encoding ABC transporter permease, with the protein MSWVFDNLGLIGELTLVHVRQSVIALVIGFVLSVPLGWVAWRYKIVRSGIITITGLLYTIPSIALLLLLPPVLGYPILSEANLIVALTIYALAILVRAVADGLDSVDPSVRQAAIAVGFGPFRRFWAVEFPLAGPVILAGLRVTAASTVSLATVGILVGIINLGYLFTNGLQRRIVPEVLTGVVVVMVLALVIDAALVIFGRVLMPWVRAHRSRSRSSAARTVAAEKTA; encoded by the coding sequence ATGAGCTGGGTTTTTGACAACCTCGGTCTCATCGGAGAATTGACGCTGGTGCACGTGCGCCAGAGCGTGATCGCACTCGTTATCGGCTTCGTGCTCTCGGTGCCGCTCGGGTGGGTTGCCTGGCGATACAAGATCGTGCGGAGCGGGATCATCACGATCACCGGGCTGTTGTACACGATCCCATCGATCGCGCTCCTGCTTTTGCTGCCGCCGGTTCTCGGCTACCCGATTCTGAGCGAAGCGAACCTCATCGTCGCGCTCACGATCTACGCGTTGGCCATCCTCGTGCGGGCGGTGGCCGACGGCCTGGACTCTGTCGACCCCTCCGTACGCCAAGCCGCGATCGCTGTCGGCTTCGGCCCATTCCGTCGATTCTGGGCTGTGGAATTCCCACTCGCGGGCCCTGTGATCTTGGCAGGCCTTCGTGTGACCGCCGCGAGCACGGTTTCGCTCGCAACGGTCGGCATCCTCGTGGGAATCATCAATCTCGGCTACCTCTTCACGAATGGGTTGCAGCGGCGCATCGTTCCTGAAGTGCTCACGGGCGTGGTGGTCGTCATGGTTCTCGCCCTCGTCATTGACGCTGCGTTGGTGATTTTTGGCCGAGTTCTCATGCCCTGGGTACGCGCGCATCGATCGCGTTCACGATCCAGCGCTGCTCGCACTGTCGCGGCGGAGAAGACCGCATGA
- a CDS encoding ABC transporter permease gives MNYLIEAFAWIFSPDRFSGTVPLPAALAQQLGYTALAVLIAALIAIPLGWLIGHTGRGREVAVAVSGAARAIPSFGLLVLLVLVLGVVKKPEAAIITFVVLAIPSILAGAYSGFEAVDRRTIDAARALGMTEWQVLWRVEVPLGLPLLVGGLRSATLQVVATVTIAAYVMPVGLGQYIITGLQLRQLDVLIGGAILVAALALVLDGLFAFAQRLVVPTGVSAAARVSAGKPPREVRKRSMSTSS, from the coding sequence ATGAACTATCTCATCGAGGCGTTCGCGTGGATCTTCTCGCCGGATCGCTTTTCGGGAACGGTGCCGTTACCTGCGGCCCTCGCGCAGCAGCTCGGGTATACCGCTCTCGCCGTCCTCATCGCAGCACTCATCGCCATTCCGCTCGGCTGGCTCATCGGTCACACCGGCCGCGGACGAGAAGTTGCTGTTGCGGTGTCTGGGGCTGCGCGAGCTATCCCCTCATTCGGCCTGCTCGTTCTTCTGGTGCTCGTCCTCGGCGTCGTCAAGAAGCCGGAGGCGGCGATAATCACATTCGTCGTGCTGGCGATTCCCTCGATCCTCGCCGGCGCGTATTCCGGGTTCGAAGCCGTCGACCGGCGCACGATTGATGCGGCCCGCGCGCTCGGAATGACAGAGTGGCAAGTACTCTGGCGGGTTGAAGTGCCGCTGGGTCTTCCACTTCTCGTCGGCGGATTGCGCTCGGCCACCCTTCAAGTCGTAGCGACCGTAACCATCGCCGCCTACGTCATGCCGGTGGGCCTCGGTCAGTACATCATCACCGGTTTGCAACTTCGCCAACTCGACGTTCTCATCGGCGGAGCAATACTTGTTGCAGCGCTTGCACTCGTGCTCGATGGACTGTTTGCATTCGCGCAGCGGCTCGTCGTTCCCACCGGAGTTTCGGCCGCCGCTCGAGTAAGCGCCGGTAAACCTCCGCGCGAAGTCCGAAAACGTTCGATGTCCACAAGCTCATAG
- a CDS encoding ABC transporter substrate-binding protein, with the protein MKLSRKKSALGVVGMTAVAALALAGCSSSDPLDSGDSSSASSDTIVIGSQAYYSNEIIAEIYAQALEDGGFTVDRQFNIGQRDAYLPSLESGEITLFPEYSGNLLQYFEPDTEARTSDDVYAALQDALPDNLTVLDQSSATDQDSYTVTGAFAEANNLESIGDLANVSDTLTLGGPAELAERPYGPTGLKDVYDVTVDFTATGDTTVDDLIAGTIDMANVYTADPRISTDDLVTLADPEGLFLASNVVPVVNADVADEIASVINAVSAALTPEGLVQLNVESTVDEMSSADIATQWLTDNGLIAGS; encoded by the coding sequence ATGAAACTCTCACGTAAGAAGAGCGCCCTGGGCGTTGTCGGAATGACTGCTGTCGCGGCGTTGGCACTGGCGGGCTGCTCGTCGTCGGATCCTCTCGACAGTGGCGACTCCAGTTCGGCGAGTTCAGACACTATCGTGATCGGCTCCCAGGCCTACTACTCGAACGAGATCATCGCCGAGATTTATGCTCAAGCCCTTGAAGACGGTGGATTCACGGTCGACCGTCAGTTCAACATCGGGCAGCGCGACGCGTATCTTCCGTCGTTGGAAAGCGGCGAGATCACGCTCTTCCCGGAGTACAGCGGAAACCTTCTGCAGTACTTCGAGCCAGACACCGAAGCTCGCACGTCCGACGACGTGTACGCGGCGCTCCAAGACGCGCTGCCCGACAACCTGACAGTGCTCGATCAGTCGAGTGCTACTGACCAGGATTCGTACACGGTTACCGGCGCGTTTGCCGAGGCGAACAACCTCGAATCGATCGGCGACCTCGCCAACGTCTCGGACACGTTGACGTTGGGCGGGCCCGCCGAACTCGCGGAGCGACCCTACGGGCCCACCGGACTGAAGGACGTATACGACGTCACGGTCGATTTCACCGCTACCGGTGACACGACCGTCGACGATCTGATCGCTGGCACGATCGATATGGCGAATGTCTACACGGCAGATCCGCGCATCTCGACAGACGACCTTGTGACGTTGGCGGACCCTGAAGGTCTCTTCCTCGCATCGAACGTCGTGCCGGTTGTCAACGCGGATGTCGCTGATGAGATCGCAAGTGTTATCAACGCGGTGAGCGCAGCTCTCACCCCGGAGGGCCTCGTGCAGCTGAACGTTGAAAGCACCGTCGACGAGATGTCATCCGCTGACATCGCTACTCAGTGGTTGACCGACAACGGCCTCATCGCGGGTTCCTAA
- a CDS encoding ABC-F family ATP-binding cassette domain-containing protein, translated as MAHLLGAEALQLEYPTKVVFDSISLGVNEGDRIGIVGRNGDGKSSLMAMLAGRKKPDAGRVTVRSGVRVGVLDQADTLDDDDTVGHAVVGDLEEYEWAGDARIRDIIAGLLADLDWGKSLRDLSGGQRRRVALAQLLAGDYDILALDEPTNHLDVEAITWLAEHLIRRWPASSGGLMVVTHDRWFLDAVCTVTWEVHDRVVDPFEGGYAAYILQRVERDRQSATIEARRQNLARKELAWLRRGAPARTTKPKFRIDAANELISDVPEIRDPVALQSLAVARLGKDVVDLLDTGVSYGDHEVLRDVEWRLAPGERTGILGVNGAGKSTLLGLISGDIEPTVGRVKRGKTVQVATLTQRLDELEQHLNDPVRVVIASLRTTYAFGSGSKSQELTPGQLLERMGFSTAQLSTPVKDLSGGQKRRLQLLLILLEQPNVLILDEPTNDLDTDMLAAMEDLLDSWPGTLIVVSHDRYFLERVTDQQYAILGGRLRHLPGGVDEYLRLRHLEQTTGGSSGSTSSSTPSATPALSGADARAAQKEVSSLERRLMKIDKQVSAARTALADRDQSDYEGLAAEMARISGLEAERDDIEERWFALTEQIG; from the coding sequence ATGGCGCATCTTCTCGGGGCCGAGGCCCTCCAGCTCGAATACCCGACCAAAGTCGTCTTCGACTCGATCTCTCTGGGGGTCAACGAAGGCGATCGCATCGGAATTGTCGGCCGCAATGGCGACGGCAAGTCCAGTCTCATGGCGATGCTCGCCGGTCGTAAGAAGCCCGACGCCGGCCGCGTCACGGTGCGAAGCGGCGTACGCGTGGGTGTGCTCGACCAAGCTGACACCCTCGACGACGACGACACCGTCGGGCATGCCGTCGTAGGTGACCTCGAGGAATACGAGTGGGCAGGAGATGCCCGCATCCGCGACATCATTGCGGGGCTCCTCGCTGATCTCGACTGGGGAAAGTCGCTGCGAGACCTTTCCGGTGGGCAGCGTCGTCGCGTGGCGCTTGCTCAGCTTCTCGCGGGCGATTACGACATCCTGGCGCTTGATGAGCCCACAAACCACCTCGACGTCGAGGCGATTACGTGGCTGGCTGAACACCTCATCCGGCGCTGGCCCGCATCGAGCGGTGGGCTCATGGTCGTGACGCACGATCGGTGGTTCTTGGATGCCGTCTGCACGGTGACCTGGGAAGTGCACGATCGTGTCGTTGACCCGTTCGAGGGTGGCTACGCCGCCTATATTCTGCAGCGAGTCGAGCGTGACCGGCAGTCCGCGACCATCGAAGCCCGTCGTCAGAATCTTGCGCGCAAAGAGTTGGCATGGCTTCGACGGGGAGCGCCCGCGCGCACGACAAAGCCGAAGTTTCGCATTGATGCAGCGAACGAACTCATTTCAGATGTCCCAGAGATTCGTGACCCCGTAGCGCTCCAGTCGCTCGCTGTCGCACGCCTCGGAAAGGATGTCGTCGACCTGCTTGACACCGGCGTCTCATACGGCGACCACGAAGTGCTGCGTGATGTCGAGTGGCGGCTCGCACCGGGGGAGCGCACCGGAATACTTGGCGTCAATGGTGCGGGTAAGTCGACGCTCCTCGGCCTTATCTCCGGCGACATCGAGCCAACAGTTGGTCGGGTCAAGCGAGGCAAGACTGTCCAGGTCGCGACGCTCACGCAGCGGCTGGATGAGCTCGAACAGCACCTCAACGATCCGGTGCGCGTCGTCATCGCGAGTCTTCGAACGACATACGCCTTCGGATCCGGCTCGAAGTCACAAGAACTCACCCCAGGTCAGTTGCTCGAGCGTATGGGTTTCTCGACCGCTCAGTTGTCTACACCCGTGAAAGATCTCTCGGGAGGCCAGAAGCGTCGCCTTCAGCTGCTGCTTATTCTGCTCGAGCAGCCCAACGTGCTGATTCTCGACGAGCCTACAAACGACCTCGACACCGACATGCTCGCTGCCATGGAAGACCTGCTCGACTCCTGGCCGGGAACACTGATCGTGGTCTCTCACGATCGATACTTTCTTGAGCGCGTCACCGATCAGCAGTATGCGATTCTCGGTGGGCGGCTGCGTCACCTCCCCGGAGGTGTCGACGAGTACCTTCGACTTCGCCACCTCGAGCAGACGACAGGCGGTTCGTCCGGATCGACCTCATCGTCGACGCCGAGTGCGACTCCTGCCCTCTCAGGCGCGGATGCTCGCGCAGCACAAAAAGAGGTGTCATCTCTTGAGCGTCGATTGATGAAGATCGACAAACAGGTTTCGGCTGCACGAACAGCGCTTGCTGACCGCGACCAATCCGACTACGAAGGTCTTGCCGCCGAGATGGCCAGAATCTCGGGCCTTGAGGCTGAACGCGACGACATCGAGGAGCGTTGGTTCGCACTCACCGAGCAGATCGGCTGA
- a CDS encoding MarR family winged helix-turn-helix transcriptional regulator produces the protein MTHDTDEVDRIVGAWVRQRPDLDFSPLEVLSRVDRLSRHLDRARRDAFRRSELEPWEWDVLSALRRAGEPFQMSPKSLLQQTLVSSGTMTNRIDRLVDRGLVRREADPVDGRSILVILTGNGRTRVDAAITRLVDAESVLLGALSRGDRDRLAGLLRKLSMGFDS, from the coding sequence ATGACGCACGACACCGACGAAGTCGACAGAATCGTTGGTGCCTGGGTGCGCCAACGGCCCGATCTCGACTTCTCTCCGCTTGAAGTTCTCTCGCGTGTCGACCGACTATCTCGGCACCTCGACCGGGCACGACGTGACGCATTCCGCCGGAGCGAGTTGGAACCGTGGGAGTGGGATGTCCTCTCGGCGCTGAGACGCGCCGGAGAACCTTTTCAGATGAGCCCCAAGTCGTTGCTCCAACAGACCCTGGTTTCGAGCGGAACGATGACCAACCGCATCGACCGGCTCGTTGATCGCGGGCTCGTCAGGCGCGAAGCAGATCCTGTCGACGGGCGAAGTATTCTCGTCATCCTCACAGGAAACGGTCGGACTCGAGTCGATGCAGCGATCACTCGCCTCGTCGATGCAGAGTCGGTGTTGCTCGGCGCGCTGTCGCGAGGCGACCGCGACCGTCTCGCCGGACTTCTTCGCAAGCTCAGTATGGGCTTCGATTCATGA
- the glmU gene encoding bifunctional UDP-N-acetylglucosamine diphosphorylase/glucosamine-1-phosphate N-acetyltransferase GlmU: MKSRLPKVLHEIGGRPLVGHVLDTARSLNPARVVVVVRHERDLVESAIKADDPNVDVVDQDEVPGTGRAVELALQALTDFDGDVLVLSGDVPLLDADTISLLVAAHRASTAAVTLLSALMEDPFGYGRILRSDRGSVERIVEQKDATSDEAAIAEINAGVYVFQSVELRKRIGLVGSTNAQGERYLTDMVALLRADGLAAEATVAPDATAVLGVNDRVQLSEAARTLNARTVDKWQREGVTVLDPATTWIDTNAVLAADVTLLPNTFILGATTIAAGATVGPDTTLRDCEVAEDAKITRADATLAVIGERVNIGPFAYLRPGTVVQADGKVGTFVETKNSTIGVGSKVPHLSYVGDTTIGAHVNLGAGAITANYDDLTKHRTEIGDEVHTGSHNVFVAPVKIGDGAKTGAGAVIRKDVPAGALALSVAPQRNVTGWVETNRPGTRAADAAAANRAAQETGNGTQKEDS, from the coding sequence ATGAAGTCACGTTTGCCCAAAGTGTTGCACGAGATCGGCGGGCGTCCTCTCGTGGGGCACGTCCTAGACACTGCGCGCAGCCTGAATCCCGCCCGGGTCGTCGTGGTCGTTCGCCATGAGCGCGACCTCGTCGAGTCAGCGATCAAGGCGGACGACCCGAACGTCGACGTCGTTGATCAAGACGAGGTCCCGGGAACAGGCCGCGCCGTAGAACTCGCTTTGCAGGCGCTCACCGACTTCGACGGCGACGTTCTTGTCCTGAGTGGTGATGTGCCGCTATTGGATGCCGACACGATCTCCCTGCTCGTCGCAGCCCATCGTGCAAGCACCGCTGCCGTCACACTGCTCAGCGCTCTCATGGAGGATCCGTTCGGTTATGGCCGCATCCTCCGGAGCGACCGTGGCTCTGTCGAACGTATCGTCGAGCAAAAAGACGCGACGAGCGATGAAGCCGCTATCGCTGAAATCAACGCTGGTGTGTACGTTTTTCAGTCGGTTGAACTGCGGAAGCGAATCGGCCTGGTCGGGTCAACGAATGCCCAGGGCGAGCGTTACCTGACAGACATGGTTGCGCTCCTTCGCGCGGATGGTCTGGCAGCCGAGGCCACGGTCGCCCCGGATGCGACAGCTGTGCTCGGCGTGAACGATCGCGTCCAACTCAGCGAGGCCGCACGCACGCTCAACGCGCGGACTGTCGACAAATGGCAGCGAGAGGGCGTCACTGTGCTCGATCCCGCCACGACGTGGATCGACACCAATGCTGTGCTCGCCGCAGACGTCACGCTATTGCCCAACACCTTCATTCTCGGTGCCACTACCATCGCCGCTGGGGCGACAGTCGGGCCAGACACGACGCTCCGGGACTGCGAAGTCGCGGAAGACGCCAAAATAACGCGCGCCGACGCGACGCTCGCTGTCATCGGAGAGCGTGTGAATATCGGTCCGTTCGCCTATCTTCGTCCTGGCACGGTCGTACAGGCGGATGGCAAGGTGGGTACCTTCGTCGAAACCAAGAATTCAACGATCGGCGTTGGCAGTAAAGTGCCGCATCTTTCCTACGTGGGAGACACGACGATCGGTGCACATGTCAATCTTGGTGCCGGTGCGATCACGGCGAACTACGACGATCTGACCAAGCACCGCACCGAGATCGGTGACGAAGTGCACACTGGATCGCACAACGTCTTCGTGGCGCCGGTTAAGATCGGAGACGGCGCGAAAACGGGCGCCGGTGCCGTCATCCGAAAGGATGTCCCCGCCGGTGCTCTTGCACTCAGCGTTGCCCCCCAGCGCAATGTCACCGGGTGGGTCGAGACCAACAGGCCGGGTACCAGGGCCGCAGATGCGGCTGCTGCGAACCGTGCGGCACAGGAAACAGGCAATGGCACGCAAAAAGAAGACAGTTGA
- a CDS encoding ribose-phosphate diphosphokinase: MARKKKTVDLDRENGIAPGLVAKTKKRLVVVSGRSHLDLAHDVALGLGTELVPTEHRTFASGEIYTRFEVSIRGCDVFVIQSFGPPVNEWLMELMIMVDALKRASAKRITIVAPYYPYSRQDKKGRGREPISARLVADLLRTAGADRIMSVDLHAPQIQGFFDGPVDHLFAKPVLLEHFEQNLTAEDRAQLTVVSPDMGRVRVADTWSDSLGAPLAIIHKRRDPKVANQVTVHDIVGEVDGRVCLLVDDMIDTGGTIVKAAQALKASGAKKVIVAATHAIFSDPAVERLQDSSIDQVVVTDTVPLPPERRWDALVVLPIAPLLARAIHEVFEDGSVTSMFDGAA; encoded by the coding sequence ATGGCACGCAAAAAGAAGACAGTTGACCTCGACCGCGAAAACGGAATCGCCCCAGGACTGGTCGCCAAGACCAAGAAGCGGCTGGTTGTTGTTTCGGGGCGATCCCACCTCGACCTCGCGCACGACGTAGCTCTGGGTCTCGGCACCGAGTTAGTACCGACCGAACACCGAACTTTCGCGAGCGGCGAGATCTACACCCGCTTCGAGGTGTCGATTCGCGGTTGTGACGTCTTCGTGATCCAGTCGTTCGGCCCGCCCGTCAATGAGTGGTTGATGGAACTGATGATCATGGTCGATGCGCTCAAGCGTGCCTCTGCCAAGCGCATCACTATCGTCGCGCCCTACTACCCGTACTCGCGTCAAGACAAAAAAGGCCGCGGTCGTGAACCCATCAGCGCCCGCCTCGTTGCCGATCTTCTTCGCACTGCCGGTGCTGACCGCATCATGAGTGTCGACCTGCACGCTCCCCAGATCCAGGGCTTCTTCGATGGGCCTGTCGACCACTTGTTCGCGAAGCCCGTGCTGCTCGAACACTTCGAACAGAACCTCACAGCGGAAGACCGTGCCCAGCTCACCGTCGTATCACCCGACATGGGTCGTGTCCGCGTCGCAGATACCTGGTCAGACAGCCTGGGCGCGCCCCTTGCCATCATTCACAAGCGTCGTGACCCGAAGGTTGCCAACCAGGTCACTGTGCACGACATCGTCGGAGAGGTCGATGGCCGCGTGTGCCTGCTCGTAGACGACATGATCGACACCGGTGGCACCATCGTCAAGGCGGCTCAAGCACTCAAGGCGAGCGGCGCGAAGAAGGTCATTGTTGCGGCGACTCACGCGATCTTCAGTGACCCCGCCGTCGAACGCCTGCAGGACTCCTCGATTGACCAGGTTGTGGTGACAGACACAGTTCCACTGCCGCCGGAGCGTCGCTGGGACGCGCTCGTGGTGCTTCCCATTGCGCCGCTGCTCGCTCGTGCAATTCATGAGGTCTTCGAAGACGGTTCCGTGACGAGCATGTTTGACGGCGCCGCCTAG